From the Danio aesculapii chromosome 9, fDanAes4.1, whole genome shotgun sequence genome, one window contains:
- the lrrfip1a gene encoding uncharacterized protein lrrfip1a isoform X10, giving the protein MGSQGPGRKRTPSKNGLTAEEDALNVIAKEAEARLAAKRAARAEAREIRMKELERQQKEIYQVQKKYYGLDNLDNKWGDIEQWMEDSERYTRVSRRHASVSDDEERMSVGSRSNVRADDRLERDYLEKGSSRASTISGATLTSLGGTSSRRGSGDTSISADTEASIREIKEIHELKDQIHDVEAKHMQNLKELKDSLLEVEEKYRKAMVSNAQLDNEKTNMMYEVDTLKDSLMELEEMLFETRRELEEKIKDLEREKHAHSVLQFQFGELKETLKQSEELLTDIRQLRLKQDGFVREISDLQETIEWKNKKIGALERQKEFSDAIRNERDELRDEVVQLKDVLKKHGIVLGPDLATNGETGDEVGNADPNSQTASAEIREGSSVLGIHQLKHKDQEPKYLDEEVQGNQQSSHAPFSSTNTPLEVNDNSVLGDPVIPGVEQHKNRPEEPLSSVGDEELTTTAPKEEVKSEEHELEDSRDNAVELEHKVQTYEHLETEQQDGKCVTSSQEIKEEAPLDSVSNTMHDETDKPGEALLDEKCKEEPVESPQMEEPPKTQVTSASNKKKKKKKKNKQKQKQSDKQESGTAMEVLNEDNSNQKVESVLEGTNEEPLENAVSETTMNVDLPASSCSDITTKEQDCIEVATTNTNVDGVQDSIQLVTDEVDSAEISKTISNFDCSESSNVILSEGPSNNIISNTTDDPSNNIICNTADDVSNNTISDTEDDLSNNIVSDTADDLSNNIVSDTADDLSNNIVSDTADDLSNNIVSDTADDLSNNIISDTADDLSNNIVSDTVDDLSNDIITNTADDLSNDSITNTADDLSNDIITNTADDLSNDSITNTADDPSNKIISDPATIIEERAEDSANSSLEPAITCSELKSSEMSASSHEPSFEPITSENNETMLVDAKEEKVDLECQEEPSPQNVGVDEICDPEDQEAFAQSDFHVMETIENKAELMMQEQTIDLPMDSQLQDSVESEVGKEKEQGELDKENLEAPKEEVFARSKVDNSPFIETQVQVVQEDNPSANEANQESAEPSDQNSMVEKVEEEMSIQGQVTPDGQLPKDDNDLLIELDVVGLVHKQEDADEEDEGESFDFDETDLEASSDGPLKKSLDQPKEEVTLLKENVQEASQENQSNVIDEDLTQEDEHLQLAEQESKPDEQKDDVHDTENLQPRDVEGCLTEQSLINHDVSPVSEQHDTPGNKEDTLEEHQKASVDVPVNERVNLISEKEKREVGQEISTSIPLEKQASMISGDPKLEKEITRNNKEDESRESRKSAKGKGKSKGKEDCKMS; this is encoded by the exons ATTTATCAGGTGCAGAAG AAATACTATGGCCTGGATAACCTGGACAACAAATGGGGGGACATTGAGCAGTGGATG gAAGACAGTGAGCGATATACACGTGTCTCACGGAGACATGCATCG GTGTCAGATGATGAAGAACGGATGTCAGTGGGGAGCAGAAGCAACGTACGG GCTGATGACAGGTTAGAGCGTGACTACTTGGAAAAG GGCTCCTCGCGAGCATCAACTATATCCGGCGCCACTCTCACCTCTCTGGGTGGGACATCCTCACGGAGAGGGAGTGGAGATACATCCATCTCTGCCGACACAGAAGCCTCCATACGGGAAATCAAG GAGATCCATGAGCTTAAGGATCAGATTCATGATGTGGAGGCAAAGCACATGCAGAACCTTAAAGAGCTAAAG GATTCCCTATTGGAGGTGGAGGAGAAGTACCGTAAGGCCATGGTGTCCAATGCACAGCTGGACAATGAGAAGACCAACATGATGTATGAAGTGGACACTTTAAAAGACTCTTTAATGGAACTGGAGGAGATGCTCTTTGAAACACGCCGTGAGCTTGAGGAAAAGATTAAG GACCTTGAACGAGAGAAGCATGCTCATAGTGTTCTGCAGTTTCAGTTCGGTGAATTGAAGGAGACGCTGAAACAGAGTGAAGAACTGCTCACT GATATCCGTCAATTACGGCTCAAGCAAGATGGCTTTGTTAGGGAGATTTCTGACCTCCAGGAAACTATTGAGTGGAAGAATAAAAAAATTGGG GCATTAGAGCGGCAGAAGGAGTTCTCTGATGCCATTCGAAATGAGCGAGATGAGCTCAGAGATGAGGTTGTTCAGCTCAAAGATGTTTTGAAG AAACATGGCATTGTCCTTGGACCTGATTTAGCCACCAATGGAGAAACAGGGGATGAAGTTGGGAATGCTGATCCAAATTCTCAAACAGCATCAGCTGAAATTCGAGAGGGAAGTAGTGTACTAG GCATCCATCAGTTGAAGCATAAAGACCAGGAACCAAAATATTTGGATGAGGAGGTGCAAGGAAATCAGCAGTCTTCACATGCCCCGTTCAGTTCTACTAACACACCGTTAGAGGTAAATGACAATAGTGTCCTTGGGGACCCTGTCATTCCAGGTGTAGAGCAGCATAAAAATAGACCTGAAGAACCTTTAAGTTCTGTTGGTGATGAAGAACTCACCACTACAGCACCCAAGGAGGAGGTCAAATCTGAGGAACATGAACTAGAAGATTCACGCGATAATGCTGTGGAATTGGAGCACAAAGTTCAAACGTATGAACATTTGGAGACCGAGCAACAAGATGGCAAATGCGTCACCTCAAGTCAGGAAATCAAAGAGGAAGCTCCTTTAGATTCTGTCTCTAACACAATGCATGATGAAACTGATAAACCTGGTGAGGCACTACTTGATGAAAAATGCAAAGAGGAGCCTGTGGAGTCACCTCAAATGGAGGAACCTCCTAAAACCCAAGTTACCAGTGCTtcaaataaaaagaagaaaaagaagaagaagaacaagcaaaagcaaaaacaaagtgACAAGCAGGAGAGTGGCACAGCAATGGAGGTTTTGAATGAGGATAATTCAAACCAAAAAGTAGAAAGTGTTCTGGAAGGAACCAATGAGGAACCTTTAGAGAATGCTGTTTCTGAAACAACAATGAATGTAGATCTTCCAGCCAGCTCATGCAGTGATATAACAACCAAAGAACAGGACTGTATTGAAGTAGCAACCACAAATACTAATGTGGATGGTGTTCAAGACAGCATTCAGTTAGTTACAGATGAAGTTGATTCAGCAGAAATTTCTAAAACCATCTCAAATTTTGATTGCTCTGAATCTAGCAATGTTATCCTTTCAGAAGGTCCATCCAACAATATTATCTCCAATACCACAGATGATCCATCAAACAATATTATCTGCAACACTGCAGATGATGTGTCAAACAATACTATCTCTGATACTGAAGATGATCTGTCAAACAATATTGTCTCTGATACTGCAGATGATCTGTCAAACAATATTGTCTCTGATACTGCAGATGATCTGTCAAACAATATTGTCTCTGATACTGCAGATGATCTGTCAAACAATATTGTCTCTGATACTGCAGATGATCTGTCAAACAATATTATCTCTGATACTGCAGATGATCTGTCAAACAATATTGTCTCTGATACTGTAGATGATCTGTCAAATGATATTATCACCAACACTGCAGATGATCTGTCAAATGATAGTATCACCAACACTGCAGATGATCTGTCAAATGATATTATCACCAACACTGCAGATGATCTGTCAAATGATAGTATCACCAACACTGCAGATGATCCATCCAACAAAATTATCTCTGACCCTGCAACCATTATTGAGGAGCGTGCTGAGGATTCAGCAAATTCTTCCCTAGAACCTGCAATCACCTGCAGTGAGCTTAAGTCTTCAGAAATGTCGGCTTCATCCCACGAACCTTCATTTGAGCCCATCACCTCTGAGAACAACGAGACCATGTTGGTGGATGCCAAAGAAGAGAAAGTTGATCTGGAATGTCAAGAAGAGCCAAGTCCCCAAAATGTTGGTGTTGATGAGATCTGTGACCCTGAAGATCAAGAGGCCTTTGCTCAATCCGATTTCCATGTGATGGAGACTATAGAAAACAAAGCTGAACTAATGATGCAAGAACAAACCATTGATCTGCCAATGGACAGTCAACTTCAAGACAGCGTTGAGTCAGAAGTGGGCAAGGAAAAGGAACAAGGTGAACTAGACAAAGAAAACCTTGAAGCACCTAAAGAAGAAGTGTTTGCCAGAAGCAAAGTTGATAATAGTCCTTTCATTGAAACCCAAGTTCAGGTTGTACAAGAGGATAATCCGTCTGCCAATGAAGCAAATCAGGAATCAGCTGAACCTTCTGACCAAAATTCCATGGTAGAAAAAGTCGAGGAAGAAATGTCAATCCAAGGTCAGGTTACACCTGATGGGCAACTGCCTAAAGATGACAATGACCTTTTGATAGAGTTAGATGTGGTTGGTCTAGTGCACAAGCAAGAAGATGCGGATGAGGAAGACGAAGGAGAATCATTTGATTTTGATGAAACAGATCTTGAAGCATCATCAGATGGCCCTCTGAAAAAATCTCTAGATCAACCAAAGGAGGAAGTTActcttttaaaagaaaatgtccAAGAAGCCAGCCAAGAAAACCAAAGCAATGTCATTGATGAGGATCTTACCCAGGAAGATGAACATCTACAACTTGCAGAACAGGAATCAAAGCCAGATGAGCAGAAAGATGATGTACATGACACAGAAAACCTACAACCAAGAGATGTtgaaggatgtttaacagagcaaagccTGATCAATCATGACGTCAGTCCTGTCAGTGAGCAGCACGATACACCTGGAAATAAAGAAGACACTCTTGAGGAGCATCAGAAGGCATCAGTAGATGTGCCAGTCAATGAAAGAGTTAATCTGATCTCTGAGAAGGAGAAAAGAGAAGTAGGCCAGGAGATCAGTACTTCCATTCCCCTCGAAAAACAGGCATCAATGATTTCAGGGGATCCAAAATTAGAGAAGGAAATCACTCGGAACAACAAGGAAGATGAAAGCAGAGAATCTAGAAAAAGCGCAAAAGGGAAAGGGAAAAGCAAGGGGAAAGAAGATTGTAAAATGTCATAA
- the lrrfip1a gene encoding claspin isoform X7, which yields MGSQGPGRKRTPSKNGLTAEEDALNVIAKEAEARLAAKRAARAEAREIRMKELERQQKEIYQVQKKYYGLDNLDNKWGDIEQWMEDSERYTRVSRRHASVSDDEERMSVGSRSNVRLDLDATGAYGAASSSYSHKKSKKKKKHSSKTSNGYDDDLSTLSSRSSRLSDESKRSRSSRLDLQSSAYYSSELYSSSNYSSKHQVPSYNGYQGSIYEDSLYGGSRRSSARAVRMTGSSEYSGLLGSSSRTSSRANSACGSPVEDCSSSVASFKRSTASISGLSRDLDNIVIPDLPNVNGRMSLADDRLERDYLEKGSSRASTISGATLTSLGGTSSRRGSGDTSISADTEASIREIKEIHELKDQIHDVEAKHMQNLKELKDSLLEVEEKYRKAMVSNAQLDNEKTNMMYEVDTLKDSLMELEEMLFETRRELEEKIKDLEREKHAHSVLQFQFGELKETLKQSEELLTKHGIVLGPDLATNGETGDEVGNADPNSQTASAEIREGSSVLGIHQLKHKDQEPKYLDEEVQGNQQSSHAPFSSTNTPLEVNDNSVLGDPVIPGVEQHKNRPEEPLSSVGDEELTTTAPKEEVKSEEHELEDSRDNAVELEHKVQTYEHLETEQQDGKCVTSSQEIKEEAPLDSVSNTMHDETDKPGEALLDEKCKEEPVESPQMEEPPKTQVTSASNKKKKKKKKNKQKQKQSDKQESGTAMEVLNEDNSNQKVESVLEGTNEEPLENAVSETTMNVDLPASSCSDITTKEQDCIEVATTNTNVDGVQDSIQLVTDEVDSAEISKTISNFDCSESSNVILSEGPSNNIISNTTDDPSNNIICNTADDVSNNTISDTEDDLSNNIVSDTADDLSNNIVSDTADDLSNNIVSDTADDLSNNIVSDTADDLSNNIISDTADDLSNNIVSDTVDDLSNDIITNTADDLSNDSITNTADDLSNDIITNTADDLSNDSITNTADDPSNKIISDPATIIEERAEDSANSSLEPAITCSELKSSEMSASSHEPSFEPITSENNETMLVDAKEEKVDLECQEEPSPQNVGVDEICDPEDQEAFAQSDFHVMETIENKAELMMQEQTIDLPMDSQLQDSVESEVGKEKEQGELDKENLEAPKEEVFARSKVDNSPFIETQVQVVQEDNPSANEANQESAEPSDQNSMVEKVEEEMSIQGQVTPDGQLPKDDNDLLIELDVVGLVHKQEDADEEDEGESFDFDETDLEASSDGPLKKSLDQPKEEVTLLKENVQEASQENQSNVIDEDLTQEDEHLQLAEQESKPDEQKDDVHDTENLQPRDVEGCLTEQSLINHDVSPVSEQHDTPGNKEDTLEEHQKASVDVPVNERVNLISEKEKREVGQEISTSIPLEKQASMISGDPKLEKEITRNNKEDESRESRKSAKGKGKSKGKEDCKMS from the exons ATTTATCAGGTGCAGAAG AAATACTATGGCCTGGATAACCTGGACAACAAATGGGGGGACATTGAGCAGTGGATG gAAGACAGTGAGCGATATACACGTGTCTCACGGAGACATGCATCG GTGTCAGATGATGAAGAACGGATGTCAGTGGGGAGCAGAAGCAACGTACGG TTGGATTTGGATGCGACTGGTGCTTACGGCGCG GCGTCCTCTTCTTACTCTCATAAGAAGTccaagaaaaagaagaaacattCTTCTAAAACC AGCAATGGCTATGATGATGATCTCAGCACATTGTCTAGTCGG AGCTCCAGACTAAGCGATGAGAGCAAAAGGTCTCGCTCCTCTAGACTTGATCTGCAGTCG AGTGCCTACTATTCTTCAGAGTTGTACAGCAGCAGTAATTACTCCTCTAAACATCAAGTTCCTTCCTACAATGGCTACCAG GGCTCTATTTACGAAGATAGTCTCTACGGTGGCTCTCGACGCTCCAGTGCTCGTGCTGTAAGAATGACAGG GTCGTCTGAATACAGTGGATTACTGGGCTCCAGCTCTAGGACTTCATCCAGGGCAAACTCTGCGTGTGGAAGCCCAGTG GAGGACTGCAGCAGTTCAGTGGCTAGTTTTAAGCGCAGCACAGCCAGTATCAGTGGCCTCTCTAGAGATCTTGACAACATCGTCATCCCTGACTTGCCAAATGTTAATGGGAGGATGTCCTTG GCTGATGACAGGTTAGAGCGTGACTACTTGGAAAAG GGCTCCTCGCGAGCATCAACTATATCCGGCGCCACTCTCACCTCTCTGGGTGGGACATCCTCACGGAGAGGGAGTGGAGATACATCCATCTCTGCCGACACAGAAGCCTCCATACGGGAAATCAAG GAGATCCATGAGCTTAAGGATCAGATTCATGATGTGGAGGCAAAGCACATGCAGAACCTTAAAGAGCTAAAG GATTCCCTATTGGAGGTGGAGGAGAAGTACCGTAAGGCCATGGTGTCCAATGCACAGCTGGACAATGAGAAGACCAACATGATGTATGAAGTGGACACTTTAAAAGACTCTTTAATGGAACTGGAGGAGATGCTCTTTGAAACACGCCGTGAGCTTGAGGAAAAGATTAAG GACCTTGAACGAGAGAAGCATGCTCATAGTGTTCTGCAGTTTCAGTTCGGTGAATTGAAGGAGACGCTGAAACAGAGTGAAGAACTGCTCACT AAACATGGCATTGTCCTTGGACCTGATTTAGCCACCAATGGAGAAACAGGGGATGAAGTTGGGAATGCTGATCCAAATTCTCAAACAGCATCAGCTGAAATTCGAGAGGGAAGTAGTGTACTAG GCATCCATCAGTTGAAGCATAAAGACCAGGAACCAAAATATTTGGATGAGGAGGTGCAAGGAAATCAGCAGTCTTCACATGCCCCGTTCAGTTCTACTAACACACCGTTAGAGGTAAATGACAATAGTGTCCTTGGGGACCCTGTCATTCCAGGTGTAGAGCAGCATAAAAATAGACCTGAAGAACCTTTAAGTTCTGTTGGTGATGAAGAACTCACCACTACAGCACCCAAGGAGGAGGTCAAATCTGAGGAACATGAACTAGAAGATTCACGCGATAATGCTGTGGAATTGGAGCACAAAGTTCAAACGTATGAACATTTGGAGACCGAGCAACAAGATGGCAAATGCGTCACCTCAAGTCAGGAAATCAAAGAGGAAGCTCCTTTAGATTCTGTCTCTAACACAATGCATGATGAAACTGATAAACCTGGTGAGGCACTACTTGATGAAAAATGCAAAGAGGAGCCTGTGGAGTCACCTCAAATGGAGGAACCTCCTAAAACCCAAGTTACCAGTGCTtcaaataaaaagaagaaaaagaagaagaagaacaagcaaaagcaaaaacaaagtgACAAGCAGGAGAGTGGCACAGCAATGGAGGTTTTGAATGAGGATAATTCAAACCAAAAAGTAGAAAGTGTTCTGGAAGGAACCAATGAGGAACCTTTAGAGAATGCTGTTTCTGAAACAACAATGAATGTAGATCTTCCAGCCAGCTCATGCAGTGATATAACAACCAAAGAACAGGACTGTATTGAAGTAGCAACCACAAATACTAATGTGGATGGTGTTCAAGACAGCATTCAGTTAGTTACAGATGAAGTTGATTCAGCAGAAATTTCTAAAACCATCTCAAATTTTGATTGCTCTGAATCTAGCAATGTTATCCTTTCAGAAGGTCCATCCAACAATATTATCTCCAATACCACAGATGATCCATCAAACAATATTATCTGCAACACTGCAGATGATGTGTCAAACAATACTATCTCTGATACTGAAGATGATCTGTCAAACAATATTGTCTCTGATACTGCAGATGATCTGTCAAACAATATTGTCTCTGATACTGCAGATGATCTGTCAAACAATATTGTCTCTGATACTGCAGATGATCTGTCAAACAATATTGTCTCTGATACTGCAGATGATCTGTCAAACAATATTATCTCTGATACTGCAGATGATCTGTCAAACAATATTGTCTCTGATACTGTAGATGATCTGTCAAATGATATTATCACCAACACTGCAGATGATCTGTCAAATGATAGTATCACCAACACTGCAGATGATCTGTCAAATGATATTATCACCAACACTGCAGATGATCTGTCAAATGATAGTATCACCAACACTGCAGATGATCCATCCAACAAAATTATCTCTGACCCTGCAACCATTATTGAGGAGCGTGCTGAGGATTCAGCAAATTCTTCCCTAGAACCTGCAATCACCTGCAGTGAGCTTAAGTCTTCAGAAATGTCGGCTTCATCCCACGAACCTTCATTTGAGCCCATCACCTCTGAGAACAACGAGACCATGTTGGTGGATGCCAAAGAAGAGAAAGTTGATCTGGAATGTCAAGAAGAGCCAAGTCCCCAAAATGTTGGTGTTGATGAGATCTGTGACCCTGAAGATCAAGAGGCCTTTGCTCAATCCGATTTCCATGTGATGGAGACTATAGAAAACAAAGCTGAACTAATGATGCAAGAACAAACCATTGATCTGCCAATGGACAGTCAACTTCAAGACAGCGTTGAGTCAGAAGTGGGCAAGGAAAAGGAACAAGGTGAACTAGACAAAGAAAACCTTGAAGCACCTAAAGAAGAAGTGTTTGCCAGAAGCAAAGTTGATAATAGTCCTTTCATTGAAACCCAAGTTCAGGTTGTACAAGAGGATAATCCGTCTGCCAATGAAGCAAATCAGGAATCAGCTGAACCTTCTGACCAAAATTCCATGGTAGAAAAAGTCGAGGAAGAAATGTCAATCCAAGGTCAGGTTACACCTGATGGGCAACTGCCTAAAGATGACAATGACCTTTTGATAGAGTTAGATGTGGTTGGTCTAGTGCACAAGCAAGAAGATGCGGATGAGGAAGACGAAGGAGAATCATTTGATTTTGATGAAACAGATCTTGAAGCATCATCAGATGGCCCTCTGAAAAAATCTCTAGATCAACCAAAGGAGGAAGTTActcttttaaaagaaaatgtccAAGAAGCCAGCCAAGAAAACCAAAGCAATGTCATTGATGAGGATCTTACCCAGGAAGATGAACATCTACAACTTGCAGAACAGGAATCAAAGCCAGATGAGCAGAAAGATGATGTACATGACACAGAAAACCTACAACCAAGAGATGTtgaaggatgtttaacagagcaaagccTGATCAATCATGACGTCAGTCCTGTCAGTGAGCAGCACGATACACCTGGAAATAAAGAAGACACTCTTGAGGAGCATCAGAAGGCATCAGTAGATGTGCCAGTCAATGAAAGAGTTAATCTGATCTCTGAGAAGGAGAAAAGAGAAGTAGGCCAGGAGATCAGTACTTCCATTCCCCTCGAAAAACAGGCATCAATGATTTCAGGGGATCCAAAATTAGAGAAGGAAATCACTCGGAACAACAAGGAAGATGAAAGCAGAGAATCTAGAAAAAGCGCAAAAGGGAAAGGGAAAAGCAAGGGGAAAGAAGATTGTAAAATGTCATAA